A window from Purpureocillium takamizusanense chromosome 3, complete sequence encodes these proteins:
- a CDS encoding uncharacterized protein (EggNog:ENOG503Q06A): MTATRACLVNLDRDEATVIIPSDTTYGHNGNVYCDCDFPSTASPFKSDSEPSQCLGFGAEVHSKSIPLKLYWIAVEGLNLQCRRQESKLRQLRRLFPPVNDLFLEVNGTGGSKRERIAHRRRVFQRLRDIFVAHLQQVKSQVDVNASHHGYDVVVVTATLPPAWTPRTQRNYLKLLREVWTDIPASDFHWLEESEAIGHLLLRSNNIDVKEKRQLTTYLQADFGGHTLSTYTFELVRQRDGANTAFFSTSASTCAYGGSELHTLLVKEHIEKQIKCDLDLTDDETRYLLEDCLDYYRRRLRAKMTSKSFVVRGCKSRDDDKLMTFDISSETSESFYDMCFATPLRSLFKKINEHASTHAAVVLTGGSFLNNTILKEVKRKIEEAGMTCITTDKFRLTGNRSASACVGAAFALKNTVTVREFLERAVFAVRDVGSTSSYTARAILDRGVSLEETFDLGEDAEIVCHPWQARWDRINELGRRQGKAIKTVPCQKTYGFHTLRRYKCKGKCKVALLYEPENEQHGDQLVMTISTQNSLSSVSSSRRGRTVTRTIPIFYDPGPCVVFVDQDNYNAYPEADKSDLNRRRRNAASNAPTTGQVELDAAEGEGDGDDHQVPGVDDDAAAQTDVSMLRYISEAALKHSYWPPENPVDETEVDDETEPVDETEVDDIETGPDGEDAPDEGDMPEYEPELGGGSEMASGDNMALEDEPGQGHHDHDHEHNTDPASEGPLTGHYNSRTNLPGGRNTGMSIDCVLNPPSDADQVGEHTRRPTPSRHQQRHRRLEHGDGGSDGVKTHRADTICCARTPPTIGHSKSPRTSSSKRKAANAYGTASPSAKRRAALPGRQ; the protein is encoded by the exons ATGACGGCCACCAGGGCGTGCCTCGTAAATCTGGATAGAGACGAAGCCACCGTCATAATACCGAGCGACACCACCTACGGCCACAATGGCAACGTGtactgcgactgcgacttcccctcgacggcctcccCGTTTAAATCTGACTCCGAGCCCTCGCAGtgcctcggcttcggcgccgaggtgcaCTCCAAGTCGATCCCTCTGAAGCTGTACTGGatcgccgtcgaggggctCAACCTGCAGTGCCGACGGCAGGAGAGCAAGCTCCggcagctgcgccgcctcttccCCCCCGTCAACGACCTGTTTCTAGAGGTCAATGGCACCGGCGGGTCCAAAAGAGAGAGGATcgcgcatcgacggcggGTGTTTCAGCGCCTGAGGGACATCTTTGTCGCCCACCTGCAACAGGTGAAGAGCCAGGTCGACGTCAACGCGAGCCACCACGGCTACgacgtggtcgtcgtcacggccaCGCTGCCCCCCGCGTGGACACCCAGGACTCAAAGGAACTACCTGAAGCTCCTTCGCGAGGTCTGGACCGACATCCCCGCGTCCGACTTTCACTGGCTGGAGGAGTCCGAGGCCATAGGGCAtttgctgctgcgcagcaaCAACATCGACGTCAAGGAGAAGAGGCAACTGACGACGTACCTCCAGGCCGACTTTGGCGGCCACACGCTG AGCACTTACACGTTTGAGCTCGTTCGCCAGAGAGACGGCGCGAACACTGCCTTCTTCTCCACGTCCGCCTCTACTT GCGCCTACGGGGGATCCGAGCTACACACGCTCCTTGTCAAGGAACACATCGAGAAGCAGATAAAGTGTGACCTCGACTTGACAGATGACGAGACCCGGTACCTCCTCGAGGATTGTCTGGACTACTACCGGCGCAGGCTGCGGGCCAAGATGACGAGCAAGAGCTTCGTCGTCCGGGGCTGTAAGAGCAGGGATGACGATAAGTTGATGACTTTTGACATCAGCTCGGAGACGAGCGAGAGCTTCTACGACATGTGCTTCGCCACGCCGCTCCGCAGCCTGTTTAAGAAGATTAACGAGCATGCCAGCActcacgccgccgtcgtacTGACCGGGGGGAGCTTCCTCAACAACACCATCCTCAAAGAGGTGAAGCGTAAGATCGAGGAGGCAGGCATGACGTGCATTACTACGGATAAGTTCAGGCTCACGGGCAACAG GTCCGCCAGCGCTTGTGTTGGCGCCGCGTTCGCCCTCAAGAACACCGTCACTGTCCGCGAGTTTTTGGAAAgggccgtcttcgccgttAGGGATGTCGGGTCCACGTCCTCGTACACGGCCCGTGCCATCCTAGACCGCGGCGTGAGTCTTGAAGAGACCttcgacctcggcgaggacgccgagatCGTGTGCCACCCGTGGCAGGCAAGATGGGACCGCATCAACGAactcggccgccggcagggAAAAGCCATCAAAACGGTCCCGTGCCAAAAAACGTATGGCTTCCATACGCTGAGACGCTACAAGTGCAAGGGCAAGTGCAAAGTGGCCCTCCTGTACGAGCCTGAGAACGAACAACACGGCGACCAGCTGGTCATGACTATCAGCACACAAAATTCCCTGTCTAGTGTTAGTAgcagccgtcgcggccggacCGTGACGCGCACGATTCCGATCTTCTACGACCCCGGGCCCTGCGTCGTCTTTGTGGACCAAGACAACTACAACGCCTATcccgaggccgacaagaGCGACTTGaaccgccggcggcgcaacgCGGCGAGCAATGCGCCTACCACCGGGCAAGTCGAActggacgcggccgagggcgaaggcgacggcgatgaccaCCAAGTGCCCggcgttgacgatgacgctgcGGCGCAAACCGACGTGTCCATGCTTCGATACATCTCGGAGGCCGCGCTCAAGCACTCGTACTGGCCTCCGGAGAATCCAGTCGACGAGACCGAGGTAGACGACGAGACCGAACCAGTGGATGAGACAGAGGTAGACGACATCGAGACTGGGCCAGATGGCGAGGACGCACCAGACGAAGGGGACATGCCAGAGTATGAGCCGGAACTAGGCGGTGGTAGCGAGATGGCATCGGGCGACAATATGGCACTTGAAGACGAGCCCGGACAAGGCCACCACGACCATGACCACGAACACAACACCGATCCCGCCAGTGAGGGCCCCTTGACCGGACATTACAACAGCAGGACCAATCTCCCTGGCGGGAGAAACACGGGCATGTCCATCGATTGCGTTCTCAACCCCCCGTCCGACGCCGATCAAGTCGGCGAGCATACTCGCAGACCTACTCCCtcgcggcaccagcagcggcaccggcgacTTGAacacggagacggcggcagcgacggcgtcaaGACTCACCGCGCCGACACCAtctgctgcgcgaggacgcCCCCGACCATTGGTCACAGCAAatcgccgaggacgtcgtcttcgaagcgcaaggcggcgAATGCGTACGGCacggccagcccgtcggcAAAGAGGCGGGCCGCTCTACCTGGGCGACAGTAG
- a CDS encoding uncharacterized protein (COG:S~EggNog:ENOG503NYN9~TransMembrane:10 (i141-163o183-202i223-240o246-270i629-647o745-764i785-816o828-845i852-873o1280-1300i)) produces MATIRRKPVAAAGAQHLDNPPRRAESSQRYLQAPQDDEYDDLEQDEDVDAPTLAPGPYRSRQYYPVPRDGEIDFTDVQQSMSPLRPSEEELADGGRPYVSSSSSSSRHIKDATSNQSSSWSQGPPLGRDVRFWIPLWLTKTVLAIFAVVFFLMLLATALLFHFSQKNNGIGVQKEVNHYAWKYGPTALLVVVGALWRQVDYANKILMPWKELSDGPTTAEKSLLLDYIYPLLPTSLWMALKNKHWAVAMSIIGHLLILGTTVFSTGLLILEPTEMSQESSEFRIKSEFRLNGPWNYTLLRNIGPAATQLYYGINFRGLQFPQGTSEDILIPTLETPIDHRLGHVNFTTSLEGIKIDLDCELLPLKNGSAVSMPWRSILAEFFVTDIETSDCKIKGVPVAEGPDHGYYHQKNATQNYQAQMETFPCNVDWDFSQYPGRTNASYINMMTNSSLDQRVFMSVADLRFAAHNSSYDRPKYLYINKLTGALCKPTYQVNQYDVHTSSALNGSALAVTSTDHVKGQQVEGLSSGALGLAVLQSSWTWKLGTGGQDYVLSEQVPTFFQLMTLKSHSSTIGDYMDGDLLIKTGASVFKGIATQILHLLAVQPTDRNVTGEIRFTEDRLKVKQLSTGFMCSFLGSLVIISAGMILVRPHSATPHEPGSLAATTTILASSPALQQLLASVANSPQSVIQRSLCVFAFRSTATESNGAICFEIHPKQSRESDMERVAKDDSRREVSWWRPVAGTQWFLGLAVLLPLSIIAALEIVQHFSNTQNGFVDAGANNALVFATYIPAAVALGVSSMYAGLELLAAIFAPYVALKGGSAPPGRSIYTNLVGKLLPVAMFTSLKARHFAVAVALLSNFIGGFLTIVVSGLYSASDVPLTEHVDVRQLDNFNFTGVDLSLNDNQASAIDSLIEFLDLDYTQWTYRNLVFNHLNQSTVSLRNASADAPLTVNVPATRAVLNCTRVPTGLRRITLVDTSQDLNMMRTLPGGNGFQNPKFGRMYVGFNTTLKPSDWCENPPKSNSSEWTWMQYFSIPNTTEFAYIGKASTMIWQNNMVRGDGPVDTNPTLGSGMGASGITIPDNGCPSFAITLGLIRAKSARKVGTDTRWEFEQNLESLLCYQHVEEVRSNVTWHLPGFEIDPKNPPIADENTNRKQKTERGGQRFPFAVNSFLMGLSDSFFNRTIPGPGKTDPWNNDVDQFVNALVNAKGGQAIEKLIGRDHTDDLAAAANRLYGVYMAQAISLNMRQGPADGKSQQMPTYGGVLTTSGRLRLHQNNGPKIALQAMLAAMVICAIASRWLMRVGKVLPHDPCSIAGKAVLLAGADMATRQFAPPGEEWRQSARLRRGGVFNHRLYSLRWWGEGEKAVGGRPRYGIDVEGI; encoded by the exons atggcaaCAATCAGAAGGAAACCGGtcgccgcggctggcgcgcaaCACCTCGACAACCCACCCAGGCGAGCTGAGTCTTCTCAACGCTATCTTCAAG CTCCTCAAGACGACGAGTACGATGATCTCGAGCAAGATGAAGATGTCGACGCTCCTACCTTGGCTCCCGGCCCTTATAGATCTCGGCAATACTATCCGGTCCCCCGCGATGGAGAGATAGACTTTACCGACGTGCAACAGTCAATGTCGCCATTACGCCCAAGTGAGGAAGAGCTTGCAGACGGGGGGCGGCCCTATGTGTCTTCTTCTAGCTCCTCCAGCCGCCACATCAAGGACGCGACCTCGAATCAGAGCTCGTCGTGGTCACAAGGCCCGCCCTTGGGCAGAGACGTCAGGTTCTGGATCCCTTTGTGGCTAACAAAGACAGTCCTGGCTATATTCGCAGTCGTTTTCTTCTTGATGCTCCTGGCCACTGCCCTCCTATTTCATTTCTCCCAAAAGAACAATGGTATCGGGGTGCAGAAGGAAGTTAATCACTATGCCTGGAAATACGGCCCAACCGCCC TGCTAGTCGTTGTCGGCGCGCTTTGGCGACAGGTGGACTACGCCAACAAGATCCTCATGCCATGGAAAGAGCTCAGCGACGGCCCGACAACGGCTGAAAAATCTCTTCTCCTGGACTACATCTATCCTCTTCTGCCCACGAGCCTTTGGATGGCGTTGAAAAACAAGCATTGGGCTGTAGCAATGTCGATCATTGGCCACCTGTTGATTCTAGGTACA ACCGTCTTTTCGACCGGCTTGCTGATCCTGGAGCCGACCGAGATGTCGCAAGAAAGCAGCGAGTTCAGGATCAAAAGTGAATTCAGGCTGAACGGACCCTGGAACTACACTCTACTTCGCAACATTGGTCCTGCCGCGACTCAGTTGTACTACGGTATCAATTTCCGAGGCCTTCAGTTTCCACAGGGGACATCCGAAGACATACTGATCCCAACGTTGGAGACGCCAATCGACCACAGACTAGGTCACGTCAATTTCACCACTTCTCTTGAGGGCATTAAGATCGACCTTGACTGCGAACTGTTACCATTGAAGAACGGATCCGCGGTCAGCATGCCCTGGCGAAGCATTCTCGCGGAGTTTTTCGTTACAGACATTGAGACCTCGGACTGCAAGATCAAAGGCGTGCCTGTCGCCGAAGGCCCCGATCATGGCTACTACCACCAGAAGAACGCGACCCAGAACTATCAGGCGCAAATGGAGACTTTCCCCTGCAATGTCGACTGGGACTTCAGCCAGTACCCTGGTAGAACCAACGCCTCTTATATCAACATGATGACAAACAGCAGCCTCGACCAGCGAGTCTTCATGTCTGTCGCTGATTTGCGTTTTGCGGCCCACAATTCCAGCTATGACCGTCCAAAATACCTTTACATAAACAAGCTCACAGGGGCACTTTGCAAACCCACATACCAAGTCAATCAGTATGATGTCCACACCTCTAGTGCCCTGAACGGCTCTGCCTTGGCTGTCACATCGACCGACCATGTCAAAGGCCAACAGGTGGAGGGGCTTTCGAGCGGTGCGCTGGGCCTGGCTGTCCTTCAGAGTTCGTGGACTTGGAAATTGGGCACGGGCGGGCAAGACTACGTCTTGTCTGAGCAAGTGCCCACGTTCTTCCAGCTCATGACACTGAAGAGCCATAGCTCGACTATTGGTGACTACATGGATGGAGACTTACTCATAAAAACCGGCGCCAGCGTTTTCAAGGGGATTGCCACACAGATTCTACACTTGTTGGCCGTCCAGCCAACCGACCGAAACGTAACAGGTGAGATTCGGTTCACGGAGGATCGCCTGAAGGTAAAGCAGCTCTCCACGGGCTTCATGTGCTCCTTTCTCGGTTCGCTCGTCATCATCTCGGCGGGAATGATACTTGTCAGGCCCCATTCCGCGACCCCTCACGAGCCAGGCTCTTTAGCCGCTACAACGACCATTCTCGCATCCAGTccagcgctgcagcagcttctgGCGAGCGTGGCGAACTCACCGCAGAGTGTCATCCAGCGATCACTGTGCGTATTCGCGTTCCGGAGTACTGCGACAGAGTCCAATGGTGCCATCTGTTTCGAAATTCACCCAAAGCAGTCTAGAGAAAGCGATATGGAGCGAGTTGCCAAGGACGACAGCCGTCGTGAAGTTAGCTGGTGGCGTCCTGTTGCTGGAACACAGTGGTTCTTGGGTCTGGCCGTGTTACTCCCCCTGTCAATCATTGCGGCGCTCGAGATCGTTCAGCACTTCTCCAACACGCAGAATGGATTCGTCGATGCCGGAGCAAATAACGCGCTGGTATTCGCAACATACAtcccggcggcggtagcCCTCGGCGTGTCCAGCATGTACGCAGGCTTGGAGCTCCTGGCCGCCATTTTCGCGCCGTATGTGGCCCTTAAAGGAGGCTCGGCTCCCCCTGGCCGATCCATATACACGAATCTTGTCGGGAAGCTGCTCCCTGTCGCCATGTTTACGAGCCTGAAAGCTCGTCATTTCGCAGTCGCCGTGGCACTTCTCTCCAACTTCATCGGCGGATTCTTGACTATTGTTGTGTCTGGTCTCTACAGCGCATCTGATGTGCCATTGACCGAGCATGTCGACGTTCGCCAATTGGACAACTTCAACTTCACGGGCGTCGATCTCTCTCTGAATGACAATCAAGCCTCGGCAATCGACAGTCTGATTGAATTTCTTGATCTCGATTATACACAATGGACGTATAGGAATCTCGTCTTCAACCATCTCAATCAGTCAACGGTCTCGCTCAGAAACGCGAGCGCTGATGCACCCTTGACCGTCAATGTTCCAGCCACAAGAGCTGTACTTAACTGTACCCGCGTCCCGACTGGATTACGTCGAATAACCTTGGTTGATACCAGCCAAGACTTGAATATGATGAGGACCTTACCTGGGGGGAATGGGTTCCAAAATCCCAAGTTTGGGAGAATGTACGTTGGCTTCAATACGACGCTCAAGCCTTCAGACTGGTGCGAAAACCCACCAAAGTCGAATAGTAGCGAGTGGACTTGGATGCAGTATTTCAGCATTCCAAATACGACTGAGTTCGCATACATCGGCAAAGCATCCACCATGATATGGCAGAACAACATGGTGCGGGGGGATGGACCAGTTGACACCAACCCAACATTGGGATCTGGAATGGGTGCCAGCGGCATTACGATACCGGACAATGGGTGTCCGAGCTTCGCGATTACTTTGGGCCTGATTAGGGCGAAATCCGCCAGAAAGGTTGGAACCGATACGCGGTGGGAATTTGAGCAAAATCTGGAATCTCTTTTGTGCTACCAGCATGTTGAAGAGGTCAGGTCGAACGTTACATGGCACCTCCCGGGCTTCGAAATCGATCCCAAGAACCCGCCCATTGCAGATGAAAATACCAACCGAAAGCAAAAGACGGAGAGGGGGGGTCAAAGATTCCCGTTTGCCGTGAACTCTTTCCTGATGGGACTTAGTGATTCGTTCTTTAATAGGACCATTCCGGGGCCTGGAAAGACGGATCCGTGGAATAATGACGTTGATCAGTTCGTCAACGCCTTGGTCAATGCCAAGGGAGGCCAGGCCATAGAGAAACTCATTGGACGAGATCATACCGATgacctggccgcggccgccaaccGGCTCTATGGCGTGTATATGGCGCAAGCTATTTCACTGAATATGCGGCAGGGACCCGCCGATGGTAAATCACAGCAGATGCCAACCTACGGCGGCGTCCTCACGACGTCAGGGCGACTACGCCTTCATCAAAACAACGGTCCGAAGATCGCTCTGCAGGCGATGTTGGCAGCTATGGTCATCTGTGCGATTGCGTCAAGATGGCTGATGAGAGTCGGCAAGGTACTCCCTCACGACCCGTGTTCAATTGCTGGCAAGGCAGTGCTGCTGGCAGGGGCGGACATGGCGACACGACAATTTGCACCTCCGGGCGAGGAGTGGAGGCAGTCTGCAAGGCtccgccgtggtggtgtATTCAATCACAGACTGTACAGTCTCAGATGGTGGGGGGAAGGCGAGAAAGCAGTCGGAGGCAGACCGCGGTATGGCATTGATGTGGAGGGGATTTGA
- a CDS encoding uncharacterized protein (EggNog:ENOG503NZQD~SECRETED:SignalP(1-18~SECRETED:cutsite=SSA-QN~SECRETED:prob=0.9558)~COG:S) has protein sequence MKLSAVLPVALLAGLSSAQNPDDSRWTNQANFQKTILDTTNHYRWEHGAANLHWNATLAGFAKSYLDRSNCNFAHSGGPYGENIAYGYQAPGDAIRAFGDERKDYDFNRPGWQPRAGHFTQLVWKATDAVGCAARHCGSNMRFYLVCEYSPRGNIVGGDYFRDNVGRKIR, from the coding sequence atgaAGCTGTCCGCAGTCCTCCccgtcgcgctcctcgccggcctctccTCCGCCCAGAACCCCGATGACAGCCGGTGGACCAACCAGGCCAACTTCCAAAAGACCATCCTcgacaccaccaaccacTACCGCTGggagcacggcgccgccaacctccACTGGAACGCGACTCTCGCCGGCTTCGCCAAGAGCTACCTCGACCGCAGCAACTGCAACTTCGCCCACTCGGGGGGGCCCTACGGCGAGAACATTGCCTACGGCTACCAGGCccccggcgacgccatccgcgcctttggcgacgagcgcaagGACTACGACTTCAACCGCCCCGGCTGGCAGCCCAGGGCCGGCCACTTCACCCAGCTCGTCTGGAAGgccaccgacgccgtcggctgcgcggcgaggcacTGCGGCAGCAACATGCGCTTCTACCTCGTCTGCGAGTACTCGCCTCGCGGTAAcattgtcggcggcgactaCTTCAGGGACAACGTCGGTCGTAAGATCCGATAG
- a CDS encoding uncharacterized protein (EggNog:ENOG503Q06A), which yields MGPLSAGQESISSDGRRVTRQAANRLQHVSSVPGGHRPSPVDKRRARKRPKPLRHRAVLALDVGMTATRACLVNLDRDEATVIIPSDTTYGHNGNVYCDCDFPSTASPFKSDSEPSQCLGFGAEVHSKSIPLKLYWIAVEGLNLQCRRQESKLRQLRRLFPPVNDLFLEVNGTGGSKRERIAHRRRVFQRLRDIFVAHLQQVKSQVDVNASHHGYDVVVVTATLPPAWTPRTQRNYLKLLREVWTDIPASDFHWLEESEAIGHLLLRSNNIDVKEKRQLTTYLQADFGGHTLSTYTFELVRQRDGANTAFFSTSASTCAYGGSELHTLLVKEHIEKQIKCDLDLTDDETRYLLEDCLDYYRRRLRAKMTSKSFVVRGCKSRDDDKLMTFDISSETSESFYDMCFATPLRSLFKKINEHASTHAAVVLTGGSFLNNTILKEVKRKIEEAGMTCITTDKFRLTGNRSASACVGAAFALKNTVTVREFLERAVFAVRDVGSTSSYTARAILDRGVSLEETFDLGEDAEIVCHPWQARWDRINELGRRQGKAIKTVPCQKTYGFHTLRRYKCKGKCKVALLYEPENEQHGDQLVMTISTQNSLSSVSSSRRGRTVTRTIPIFYDPGPCVVFVDQDNYNAYPEADKSDLNRRRRNAASNAPTTGQVELDAAEGEGDGDDHQVPGVDDDAAAQTDVSMLRYISEAALKHSYWPPENPVDETEVDDETEPVDETEVDDIETGPDGEDAPDEGDMPEYEPELGGGSEMASGDNMALEDEPGQGHHDHDHEHNTDPASEGPLTGHYNSRTNLPGGRNTGMSIDCVLNPPSDADQVGEHTRRPTPSRHQQRHRRLEHGDGGSDGVKTHRADTICCARTPPTIGHSKSPRTSSSKRKAANAYGTASPSAKRRAALPGRQ from the exons ATGGGGCCTCTATCCGCCGGTCAGGAATCCATTTCGTCTGACGGCCGGAGGGTAACCCGTCAAGCCGCCAACCGATTACAGCATGTCAGCTCGGTTCCCGGCGGCCACAGGCCGTCTCCCGTTGACAAGAGGCGAGCCCGAAAACGCCCCAAGCCCTTGCGCCACCGAGC GGTGCTCGCGTTGGACGTTGGCATGACGGCCACCAGGGCGTGCCTCGTAAATCTGGATAGAGACGAAGCCACCGTCATAATACCGAGCGACACCACCTACGGCCACAATGGCAACGTGtactgcgactgcgacttcccctcgacggcctcccCGTTTAAATCTGACTCCGAGCCCTCGCAGtgcctcggcttcggcgccgaggtgcaCTCCAAGTCGATCCCTCTGAAGCTGTACTGGatcgccgtcgaggggctCAACCTGCAGTGCCGACGGCAGGAGAGCAAGCTCCggcagctgcgccgcctcttccCCCCCGTCAACGACCTGTTTCTAGAGGTCAATGGCACCGGCGGGTCCAAAAGAGAGAGGATcgcgcatcgacggcggGTGTTTCAGCGCCTGAGGGACATCTTTGTCGCCCACCTGCAACAGGTGAAGAGCCAGGTCGACGTCAACGCGAGCCACCACGGCTACgacgtggtcgtcgtcacggccaCGCTGCCCCCCGCGTGGACACCCAGGACTCAAAGGAACTACCTGAAGCTCCTTCGCGAGGTCTGGACCGACATCCCCGCGTCCGACTTTCACTGGCTGGAGGAGTCCGAGGCCATAGGGCAtttgctgctgcgcagcaaCAACATCGACGTCAAGGAGAAGAGGCAACTGACGACGTACCTCCAGGCCGACTTTGGCGGCCACACGCTG AGCACTTACACGTTTGAGCTCGTTCGCCAGAGAGACGGCGCGAACACTGCCTTCTTCTCCACGTCCGCCTCTACTT GCGCCTACGGGGGATCCGAGCTACACACGCTCCTTGTCAAGGAACACATCGAGAAGCAGATAAAGTGTGACCTCGACTTGACAGATGACGAGACCCGGTACCTCCTCGAGGATTGTCTGGACTACTACCGGCGCAGGCTGCGGGCCAAGATGACGAGCAAGAGCTTCGTCGTCCGGGGCTGTAAGAGCAGGGATGACGATAAGTTGATGACTTTTGACATCAGCTCGGAGACGAGCGAGAGCTTCTACGACATGTGCTTCGCCACGCCGCTCCGCAGCCTGTTTAAGAAGATTAACGAGCATGCCAGCActcacgccgccgtcgtacTGACCGGGGGGAGCTTCCTCAACAACACCATCCTCAAAGAGGTGAAGCGTAAGATCGAGGAGGCAGGCATGACGTGCATTACTACGGATAAGTTCAGGCTCACGGGCAACAG GTCCGCCAGCGCTTGTGTTGGCGCCGCGTTCGCCCTCAAGAACACCGTCACTGTCCGCGAGTTTTTGGAAAgggccgtcttcgccgttAGGGATGTCGGGTCCACGTCCTCGTACACGGCCCGTGCCATCCTAGACCGCGGCGTGAGTCTTGAAGAGACCttcgacctcggcgaggacgccgagatCGTGTGCCACCCGTGGCAGGCAAGATGGGACCGCATCAACGAactcggccgccggcagggAAAAGCCATCAAAACGGTCCCGTGCCAAAAAACGTATGGCTTCCATACGCTGAGACGCTACAAGTGCAAGGGCAAGTGCAAAGTGGCCCTCCTGTACGAGCCTGAGAACGAACAACACGGCGACCAGCTGGTCATGACTATCAGCACACAAAATTCCCTGTCTAGTGTTAGTAgcagccgtcgcggccggacCGTGACGCGCACGATTCCGATCTTCTACGACCCCGGGCCCTGCGTCGTCTTTGTGGACCAAGACAACTACAACGCCTATcccgaggccgacaagaGCGACTTGaaccgccggcggcgcaacgCGGCGAGCAATGCGCCTACCACCGGGCAAGTCGAActggacgcggccgagggcgaaggcgacggcgatgaccaCCAAGTGCCCggcgttgacgatgacgctgcGGCGCAAACCGACGTGTCCATGCTTCGATACATCTCGGAGGCCGCGCTCAAGCACTCGTACTGGCCTCCGGAGAATCCAGTCGACGAGACCGAGGTAGACGACGAGACCGAACCAGTGGATGAGACAGAGGTAGACGACATCGAGACTGGGCCAGATGGCGAGGACGCACCAGACGAAGGGGACATGCCAGAGTATGAGCCGGAACTAGGCGGTGGTAGCGAGATGGCATCGGGCGACAATATGGCACTTGAAGACGAGCCCGGACAAGGCCACCACGACCATGACCACGAACACAACACCGATCCCGCCAGTGAGGGCCCCTTGACCGGACATTACAACAGCAGGACCAATCTCCCTGGCGGGAGAAACACGGGCATGTCCATCGATTGCGTTCTCAACCCCCCGTCCGACGCCGATCAAGTCGGCGAGCATACTCGCAGACCTACTCCCtcgcggcaccagcagcggcaccggcgacTTGAacacggagacggcggcagcgacggcgtcaaGACTCACCGCGCCGACACCAtctgctgcgcgaggacgcCCCCGACCATTGGTCACAGCAAatcgccgaggacgtcgtcttcgaagcgcaaggcggcgAATGCGTACGGCacggccagcccgtcggcAAAGAGGCGGGCCGCTCTACCTGGGCGACAGTAG
- a CDS encoding uncharacterized protein (COG:S~TransMembrane:1 (i12-32o)~EggNog:ENOG503P7IS), producing the protein MTRRRSRPPVRLVDVIFLAGTASGTVFSLSNFQMLAGGLVPLNCILAYNTPIRGCRIRDFSEKTCPDECRDSLNEVQTNVQASCDLIGAGEGTLLFKAQKGTLTDSLCRPQEEIIPTPEPTPAPETTIRSFSIIPSEAPPPPPSTSEPTTISSVPSTSEVESTSTVTSTSFTSSIRSTVKPKSTSTPPLPSTKSESTSTSLSSSSTTQGSRQTIPPGSGGGSPFDFISAASASRWLDVAVMLGAAGGAAVFVVV; encoded by the coding sequence atgacgaggcgaCGATCTCGGCCGCCCGTCAGGCTGGTCGATGTGATTTTCCTGGCAGGCACGGCGTCAGGGACCGTCTTTTCTCTGTCCAACTTCCAGATGCTGGCGGGAGGATTGGTGCCGCTCAACTGCATCCTTGCCTACAACACACCAATTCGAGGATGCCGTATCCGCGACTTCAGCGAGAAAACGTGCCCTGACGAGTGCCGAGATTCCTTGAATGAGGTTCAGACCAATGTTCAGGCGTCGTGTGACCTCATCGGTGCTGGCGAGGGCACTCTCCTATTCAAGGCGCAGAAGGGCACCCTGACAGACTCGCTGTGCCGACCACAGGAGGAAATTATCCCGACGCCGGAaccgacgccagcgccagagACGACAATTCGGAGCTTCTCTATCATTCCGTCAGAGGcaccgccccctcccccgagCACATCGGAGCCGACTACCATATCCAGCGTACCGTCTACGTCAGAAGTCGAGTCGACATCTACAGTGACGTCAACGAGCTTCACCTCGAGCATCAGGTCGACGGTCAAACCCAAGAGCACGTCTACACCTCCATTACCGTCGACGAAAAGCGAATCGACATCGACGTCGTTATCGTCATCCTCAACAACTCAAGGGTCGAGACAGACGATTCCGCCAGGgagcggtggtggcagcccGTTCGACTTTATCAGCGCTGCCTCCGCATCGCGATGGTTGGACGTCGCCGTGATGTtgggcgcggccgggggcGCGGCCGTTTTCGTCGTGGTCTAA